The genomic DNA TCTTTCATTGATGGGGAGCGGCTTTCTCCGGTCAGCATCCGCGATGTGAACATCCAGGACGCGGCCCACATCGAGGTGAAACTGGGCGTCAAACCCGATGCCCGCCATCCCGGAGGCATGAACCTTTTCGGCAAACGTTTTGGGAATTATGAGCAGGACATCGTGATGCGCACCCGCTATGCGTTTCAGGAAGGCGAACGGCCCTACAAAATCAAGTGATTTCCTTTGCCAGACAGCACCGTTTTTCAGAACGGTGCTTTTTTTTGTGCTCTCTTTTGGTTCGGCTTGTTCCATAAACCTTCCAATAAACTTGAAGGTTTTGGCGTTCCAGCCACCATTCTCCTCAAAAAGAATGGTTTGTTTTTCCCTCTGGGTCAATAAATATCAGATTTATTTGACATTAACCCGTATTTGTTGTTAGCATACGGGTACAGATTCATCCAACCGTTTCCCTGAAAGCCTCTGGCTTTCTTCAACCCTGCCCGTTCATGCTCACAGGCTGGACGCTGCTGAAAGAACGCCCTCCCACCCCCCATCTGGTGGTCGTGGCTGCATGCCCCGAGGAACCCAAAATGGCAAAAGTCTCCATCATCATTCCACACTTCAACCACCAGGATTTCATTGAGGACACCCTCAACAGCATCCTGGAACAGACGTACACCCAGTACGAAGTGGTGGTTGTCGATGATGGATCCACCGATCCCCGCGCCCGCCACAAACTCCGCAGCCTCACCTGCCCCAATGTCACCGTGCATTTTGAACCCCACCGCCACATTGCGGGATGCCGCAACCATGGCATCCGCCACACCCGTTCCGAGTACCTGCTGGTGCTGGACGCAGACGACCTGATCCACCCTGATTTTCTGCAATCAGCAGTCGAGGTGCTCGACAGCCAGCCAGAGGTGGGCGTGGTCAGCAGCTGGATCCAGACCTTCGGGGTGGGACGCTGGCTGGTCAAACCTGAAGGCGGCACCGTGGTGGACTTTCTGCACAAAAACAACTGCCCTGGCTCTGCACTCATTCGCCGCAGCAGCTGGCAGAAAGCCGGAGGGTACAAAGAACAGCTCAAGGGTCACTTTGAAGACTGGGATTTGTACCTGTCCATCACCGAACTGGGCGAACGCATTCACATTCTGCCCCATCCTTACCTGATGTACCGCACCCGCAATGCTTCGGCCAACATGACCAACCATCCTGTGCGGCTGGACCACCTGCGTCCCATCATTGAGCTTCACCAGCACACCTACCAGAAACACCTGCTGGACGTGCTCCTCTGCAAAGAGCAGCAACTCATCCAGCAGCGCCAGCACCTCAAGCACCTGCTCATCGAGCACCACCTGCCCCTGCCCGAAGTGACTTTTGGAGATGGCGGCATGGCCTTTGCCGTGGAGGTGGAATCCGCCCGTCCTGCCTGATTTTGTTTGACCCTCTTTTTCTGGTGCAATGTGCCCCTTTGTGCCGCAAATATTTACCGTTCAAGGTTGTTTCTTAAAGAAACAGTCATGTGCTGGCATCCCATTCAAGTCCATTCAAGTCCATTCAAGTTCATCCCCCTTCCAAAGGAGTTTTCATGAAACAAAGCCATCTGTTCCCCCTCATCACCCTGATGCTGGCAGCGACGGGCTGCATGCAAAACAGCAGCCCAACCACCCCCCAGAAGCAGGCCACTGCCGTGCTGACCACCCCCTGGACCAGTCAGGTGTCCCAGACACTGCCCTGGCCCGAATACCCCCGTCCCCAGATGACCCGCACCGACTGGCTGAACCTGAACGGCAAGTGGAGCTACTGGGGTGGATCTGCTGCACCCAGTGCCCTCAACACCCCTGCCACGGCCCCCAGCTTCCCGGCCAACCCCGAGCAGATCCTGGTGCCTTTCCCCCCCGAGTCCTACCTGTCCGGCATCCAGCGCAGACAGGAAATCAATGTCTGGTACAAGCGCACCTTCACCGTGCCCACCACCACCGCCTGGTCTGGCAAGCGTGTCAAACTGAACTTTGACGCCGTGGACCGCGACGCCACCGTGTACGTCAACGGCACCAAGGTGGGCACCCACAAAGGCGGCTATGACGCCTTTTCCTTCGACATCACCCCCTACCTGCGTGCAGGCAGCAACGACCTGGTGGTCGGAGCCTACGACACCACCGACGGCAACGGCCCGGTGGGCAAACAGACCCCCAACCCCAACGGCATTTTCTACACCGGCACCTCCGGCATCTGGCAGACCGTGTGGCTGGAACCCGTGGCCAGTGCCAACATCACCAGGCTTGAAATCACCCCTGATGTGCCCAACAGCCGCCTGAAAGTGATTGTGCACGGCAGCGGGATCAACGGCCAGACCGTGACAGCCACAGCGTCTACTGCAGGAACCACCATCGGCACCGCCACCGGCACCCCGGAAACCGTGTTCTATGTGCCCGTTCCCAGCCCTCACCTGTGGTCTCCCAGCGATCCCTTCCTTTATGACCTGAAAATCCAGCTGAAAAGTGGCAGCACCGTGGTGGACGAAGTGGGCAGCTACTTCGGGATGCGCTCTTTGACCCTCAGCACCACCAACGGCGTGACCCGTCCCATGCTGAACGGCCAGTTCGTGTTCATGCACGGCCCCCTGGACCAGGGCTTCTGGCCCGACGGCATCTACACCCCACCCACCGATGCCGCCATGAAGTTCGACCTGGAGCAAACCAAGGCGCTCGGTTTCAACATGACCCGCAAGCACATCAAGGTGGAAATGCAGCGCTGGTACTACTGGGCGGACAGGCTGGGTTTGATGGTCTGGCAGGACATGCCCAACATCTGGAACTCCGGCGACACCGCCACCCGCACCCGCTACGAAACCGAACTGCGTGAACTGGTGGACGAGCACCGCAACAGCCCTGCCATCGTCACCTGGGTGCCCTTCAACGAAGGCTGGGGGGCCTACAACCTGGCCAGCACAGCCACCACAGTCAAAGGCTGGGACCCCTCCAGATGGGTGAACCCCCACTCTGGTGTGAACTTTGCTCCTGGAGATGCTGGAAACGGAGATTTCCTGGATCTGCACTCCTACCCTGGACCCGAAAGCCCCAACCCCAGCGCCACCCGCGTGGCCGTGCTCGGTGAAAACGGCGGCTTCGGTGTGAAGATTGCTGGGCACATGTGGGACCCCAACCAGACTTTCGCTTACCAGTGGTACCCGGATGCCACCAGCCTCACCAACGCCTACGTGGATTTGATCAACCGCACCCGCCCCCTGGTGTACAGCAAGGGCCTCAGTGCAGACGTGTACACCGAGATCACCGATGTGGAATACGAACTGAACGGCTTCTGGACCTACGACCGCCAGCTGCCCAAAATGGACTTCGCACGGGTGAAAGCCGCCAACGAAGCCCTGATTCAGGGACTGCCCTACCTGCAGACGGGCACCAACGTGTCCTTCCTGACCTCCACCCCCAATGTCAACCGCTACATGCGCAACGCCGCACCCCTGGGCACCACCGAAGTGGTGAGTGGAGGCAGCACCGACGCCCTGAAACGCGAAACCTCCTTCAAAGTGGTCTCTGGTCTGGCAGACAACAACTGCTACTCTTTTGAATCGGTCAGCAACCCTGGCAACTTCATGCGGCACTACAACTTCAGGTTGCAGTTCAACACCAACGACAACAGTGCTGTCTTCAAAAACGACGCCACCTTCTGCCCCAGAAAAGCCCTGGACGGGGTGGGTGGGATCTCCCTGGAATCCAAGAACCTGCCCGGGTATTACATCCGCCACCGGGCCAGTGAACTGTGGCTGGACCAGCTGCAGAACACCACCCTCTTCAAACAGGATGCCTCCTGGAACCCCATGGCTGCCTGGTGGAAGAGCTCCGTGGCTTTGCCTGTCAACGCTTACAAATCCCTCCGTGTGACCACCCCCGGTTTCACCAACCGCTACGCCCGTCACATGAACAGCCTGGGCTACACCGAAATTGTGGACGCTGGCAGCACCACCACCCTGAAACAGGACGCCACCTTCAAGATCGTGACCGGTCTGGCAGACCCCACCTGTTACTCCTTCGAGGCCAGAAACTTCCCCGGACAGTTCCTGCGCCACGCCGACTCCAGAATCCGTCTGGACCCCAACGACAACAGCACCCTGTTCAAGAACGACGCCACCTTCTGTGCCCACGCAGGCCTGAACGGTCAGGGTGTGGCCTTCCAGTCCATCAACTTCCCCAACCGCTACATCCGCCACTACGACTCCAAGCTCTACATCACCAGCAGCACCGAAGGAAACGCCTGGGACAACCCCAACGGCTTCAACGACGACGTGAGCTGGGCCATCGACAACCCCTGGGCTCCCTGAGCTTTCATCATCTCGACCAGAACCGTAAAGGGGCATTCTCCCCTTTCCGGTTTTTCTGTGGATCAGGTGTTCAAACAGGTCAGCGGGCAATCCCCAGCGCAAAAGGCACAAACCCCAGGCTGCGAACCAGATGGGGCACCAGCAGAAACAGGGCTTCGGTGCCACGTGCAGATGAAATGTCTCCCAGGTCCAGCGTCCAGTCTGCAGGCCAGCCCAGCTCTTTCAGCAAAGCCTGCACGGTGGCCCTGGCCCTGCTGCTGTCTCCTGAAAGAAAAGCAGTGGGAGGGGTTTGCAGGGCATGCGGATCGGTCATGACTTTGAACATCATGGTGTTGAGGGTCTTGACCACTTCCGTTTCTGGCAGGGCTTCCTGCAATCTCTCCCCCAGGCTGCTGTCTGGATAAAGGGGTTCCATCTGGCCTGCACTGCGCTGCACAGCATTGGCCACATCCACCAGAATTTTGCCAGCCAGTTCTGACTGCAGGCCCCTGAGGACTTCCAGGCTGTGCTCTCCAGGCAGGGCGTTGATCACCAGTTCAGCCTGCCGGATGGCTGCGGCTGGATCAAGAAAAACAATTCCAGGGGCATTCCAGCGCTCTGCACAGGCCTCAGGATCACGGGACCCCATCAACACAGGATGTCCGCGTTCTGCCAGTTTCTGTGCGAGGTTCTGTCCGACCCGTCCAGTCCCCAGAATGGCCATGGGTGTGGGGCGGGCAAAGTCCAGCAGAGGGGCATTTTCCAGGATCATGCCAGGCTCCCGATGCCAGACAGCACCTGCACCGCCCAACCATGCACACCGGGGGCCGCCGCCAGAAAATCCGGGCTCTCTGGGGTCCAGGGGTTGCCGTGGGTGTCGGTGACCAGTCCACCAGCTTCGGTGACCAGTAGAAGGCCGGGCATCAAACCACTGCGCACCTGGCTGTATTCCCAGAACACATCGGTGTGACCTGCAGCCACCTGCATCAGGTGAAAACTGGTGGGCACCGAGGCCCGCAAGACCCGCCACTCTCCAGTCATGGCAGAAATGGATTCCCCCATGCGTTGCCGGGTGGCTTCGCTTTCAAAAGGCTCGGACTGTCCAGTGCTGACCATGGCAATGCTGAAATCGGTTTTCTGGGAGGTGGAAAGGGGCTGGCCATTGAGGGTTGCGCCTCCACCTTGCTGTGCAGCGTAGGTGTCACCGCTGAGGGGCACATGCACCACGGTCAGCACCGCCCGGTTGTCCCGGATCAGGGTGATGGTCAGGCACCATTCCGGCAGGCCATGGATGTGGTTGATGTTGCCTTCCACCGGGTCCAGCATCCACCATTCTCCGACTGGCAAAAGCCCGGTTTCCATTTCTTCTTTGACCCAGCCTGCCTGGGGTCTGGCTGCAGTGAGCAGCGGTTGCAGGATGGAGAGGGACACCTCATCGTTGGTTTGCAGGGCCAGTTGCAATTCTTCTGGCGTGCGGATGCGGGATTGCCTGGAGAAACGGGCCAGCAGTGCACCTCCTGCCGTCTGGGCAGCGCTCACCATCTGGGCAAGCAGCATTTGATCTGTGGTGGTTTGATCTGTGGTGGTTTGATCCAAATTTGAAGTCATGGTTTTTCCTTTCCTGGCTGCACTTTCAGCCACGAACACCTTCTGAATGAAGGGTAACAGGGTTGCCATCTGACTACAAATGCAATTTTGTAAACTAGAATATTACCTGTATGCAACTGGACCTGAACCTCCTGAGGGCACTGGATGTGCTGCTGGAAGAAAACAGTGTGGGAGGGGCCGCGTTTCGCCTCAACCTCTCGGAACCCGCCATGAGCCGCACCCTCTCCCGCATCAGGAAGGTGACCGGAGATGCCATTCTGGTGCGCACCGGACACACCATGACCCCCACCCCTTATGCACAGCGCATCCGGGATGAAGTGCATTTGCTGGTGCAGCAGGCCCGGCTTTTGCTGGCCCCGCAAAAGGAGCTGGATCCGCTCACCCTCAGCAGAACCTTCACCCTGCGCAGCAATGAAGCCATCCTGTCCCGCATTGGACCGGACCTGCTGGCCCGCATTGCAAAGCAGGCCCCTCAGGTGCGGCTGCGGTTCCTGGCAGAAAGCAGCACCGACACCCCGGAGTTGCGCCACGGTCACATTGACCTGGAAATGGGCTCCAGCACCCCCAATCTTCCCGAATTCAGGCATGAAACCCTGGGAGAAGACCACCTGGAGGTGGTGATGCGCTCCGATCACCCGCTGGCTGTGGGAGATTTGACCCCTGAACGTTACGCTGCAGCACGGCATGTGAGTGTGTCCAGAAGGGGACGCTTGCGGGACCCCATGGATGACCTGCTGGAAACCCTGGGCCTGCAAAGGCAGGTGGTCACCACCGTGCCCAGCAGCATGGCGGCTTTGCAATTCATCCAGCACAGTGAAATGGTGGTTCTGGCACCCGTAAAAATGGGACAGGCCCTGATTCAACAACTGGGCCTGATGTCTCGCCCTTTGCCCTTCCCCATCCAGCCCACCCCTCTGGTGCTGATCTGGCATGGGCGCATGCAGGGAGATCTGGCCCATGTGTGGCTGCGGGAGAATGTGCGAGAAACCGTGAGGGCCGCTCTGGGAGATCTGCAAACCACAGCAGGCTGAACCACCCATCCTTCTGGACAGCTCAGCCTGCTCCGTTTCAGAGCTTCAGGCTATTTTCTGCCCTTGCCGTCATCCTCCCCGAAGAAAAAATCAAAAGCGGCGTCCACCAGGGTTTCCACAAAGTCCTCCCCTTCAGCAGCTTCCTGTGCCTCTTCGGGTTCTTCTTCGTGTTCTTCCTCTCCGGCTTCTTCCAGGCCCTCCTGCCACTTTGCGATCAATGCATCAATGAACTTGCGTTCCTTGCGGGCCATGCCGTCTGCAGCGGCGGCTTCCTCGACCTGCTGGGTGATGCGGGCCAGCACGTCATAATCAAAATACTCCCAGATCAGGTCGATGGATTCGTTCAGCAGGTCGTCATCACCCAGCCGTTTTTTGGCGGCACGCAAAACCCCAGCGGTGTTGGGGCTTCCCCCGGTCACCTCAAGCACCGGGGCCAGGTGGGTTTTGATGATCTCCAGTTCCTCCTCGCTCATCTCCCCATCCATGCCCACGGCGGTCAGGAAGATCAGGGCCAGACGCTGCTCGAAAGGCACCTCGCCCATGCCTTCCAGCAGGGCCTCGTAGGTTTCATCGTCCATTTCGGAGAGCACGGTGGCCACTTCGGGCAACACCGACTCCTGGTCTTCTGACCAGCTTTCCT from Deinococcus roseus includes the following:
- a CDS encoding AbfB domain-containing protein; translated protein: MKQSHLFPLITLMLAATGCMQNSSPTTPQKQATAVLTTPWTSQVSQTLPWPEYPRPQMTRTDWLNLNGKWSYWGGSAAPSALNTPATAPSFPANPEQILVPFPPESYLSGIQRRQEINVWYKRTFTVPTTTAWSGKRVKLNFDAVDRDATVYVNGTKVGTHKGGYDAFSFDITPYLRAGSNDLVVGAYDTTDGNGPVGKQTPNPNGIFYTGTSGIWQTVWLEPVASANITRLEITPDVPNSRLKVIVHGSGINGQTVTATASTAGTTIGTATGTPETVFYVPVPSPHLWSPSDPFLYDLKIQLKSGSTVVDEVGSYFGMRSLTLSTTNGVTRPMLNGQFVFMHGPLDQGFWPDGIYTPPTDAAMKFDLEQTKALGFNMTRKHIKVEMQRWYYWADRLGLMVWQDMPNIWNSGDTATRTRYETELRELVDEHRNSPAIVTWVPFNEGWGAYNLASTATTVKGWDPSRWVNPHSGVNFAPGDAGNGDFLDLHSYPGPESPNPSATRVAVLGENGGFGVKIAGHMWDPNQTFAYQWYPDATSLTNAYVDLINRTRPLVYSKGLSADVYTEITDVEYELNGFWTYDRQLPKMDFARVKAANEALIQGLPYLQTGTNVSFLTSTPNVNRYMRNAAPLGTTEVVSGGSTDALKRETSFKVVSGLADNNCYSFESVSNPGNFMRHYNFRLQFNTNDNSAVFKNDATFCPRKALDGVGGISLESKNLPGYYIRHRASELWLDQLQNTTLFKQDASWNPMAAWWKSSVALPVNAYKSLRVTTPGFTNRYARHMNSLGYTEIVDAGSTTTLKQDATFKIVTGLADPTCYSFEARNFPGQFLRHADSRIRLDPNDNSTLFKNDATFCAHAGLNGQGVAFQSINFPNRYIRHYDSKLYITSSTEGNAWDNPNGFNDDVSWAIDNPWAP
- a CDS encoding glycosyltransferase family A protein, with the translated sequence MLTGWTLLKERPPTPHLVVVAACPEEPKMAKVSIIIPHFNHQDFIEDTLNSILEQTYTQYEVVVVDDGSTDPRARHKLRSLTCPNVTVHFEPHRHIAGCRNHGIRHTRSEYLLVLDADDLIHPDFLQSAVEVLDSQPEVGVVSSWIQTFGVGRWLVKPEGGTVVDFLHKNNCPGSALIRRSSWQKAGGYKEQLKGHFEDWDLYLSITELGERIHILPHPYLMYRTRNASANMTNHPVRLDHLRPIIELHQHTYQKHLLDVLLCKEQQLIQQRQHLKHLLIEHHLPLPEVTFGDGGMAFAVEVESARPA
- a CDS encoding NADPH-dependent F420 reductase, producing MILENAPLLDFARPTPMAILGTGRVGQNLAQKLAERGHPVLMGSRDPEACAERWNAPGIVFLDPAAAIRQAELVINALPGEHSLEVLRGLQSELAGKILVDVANAVQRSAGQMEPLYPDSSLGERLQEALPETEVVKTLNTMMFKVMTDPHALQTPPTAFLSGDSSRARATVQALLKELGWPADWTLDLGDISSARGTEALFLLVPHLVRSLGFVPFALGIAR
- a CDS encoding LysR family transcriptional regulator, coding for MQLDLNLLRALDVLLEENSVGGAAFRLNLSEPAMSRTLSRIRKVTGDAILVRTGHTMTPTPYAQRIRDEVHLLVQQARLLLAPQKELDPLTLSRTFTLRSNEAILSRIGPDLLARIAKQAPQVRLRFLAESSTDTPELRHGHIDLEMGSSTPNLPEFRHETLGEDHLEVVMRSDHPLAVGDLTPERYAAARHVSVSRRGRLRDPMDDLLETLGLQRQVVTTVPSSMAALQFIQHSEMVVLAPVKMGQALIQQLGLMSRPLPFPIQPTPLVLIWHGRMQGDLAHVWLRENVRETVRAALGDLQTTAG
- a CDS encoding inositol monophosphatase family protein — translated: MTSNLDQTTTDQTTTDQMLLAQMVSAAQTAGGALLARFSRQSRIRTPEELQLALQTNDEVSLSILQPLLTAARPQAGWVKEEMETGLLPVGEWWMLDPVEGNINHIHGLPEWCLTITLIRDNRAVLTVVHVPLSGDTYAAQQGGGATLNGQPLSTSQKTDFSIAMVSTGQSEPFESEATRQRMGESISAMTGEWRVLRASVPTSFHLMQVAAGHTDVFWEYSQVRSGLMPGLLLVTEAGGLVTDTHGNPWTPESPDFLAAAPGVHGWAVQVLSGIGSLA